The following is a genomic window from Parabacteroides johnsonii DSM 18315.
AGCCATTGATTGTCAAAAATGAAGATAGCCCATTGGTTTATACCGATACCAATGCAAGCCATTCTAATACAGCCTGTTTTAATGACAAGTTTTATCCGCTGAAAATTGCTATCATTGGAGCAGGAGGTACTGGCTCTTACATACTTGATTTTGTTTCTAAAACACCAGTTTCCGAAATACATTTATTTGATGCTGATTTATTTAATACACACAATGCATTTCGAGCACCTGGTGCTGCTTCTGTTGAAGAATTGGAACAACAACTTTTTAAGGTTGAGTATCTGTATAAAAAATACAGTCAAATTCACAAAGGAATTATTCCTCATAAAGAATATATTACACAAGATAATATAACCTCTTTAAAAAGTATGAGTTACGTTTTTTTGTGTATAGACAAAGTGAGTGTTCGTAATACAATAGCAGGATACCTCATTGATAACGAAATTCCCTTCATCAACTCAGGTCTAGGTATAGGTTTATCTAACTGTACATTAGATGGGATGGTGGAAATTACAGCTGCTTACAAGGATCATTATTCGCATATTAAAGAAGTGTTTAGCGGTAATGATGTTAAAGATGATGATATGTATGCAAGCAACATTCAAATAGCCGAATTAAATGCGATGGCTGCAATATATTCTATCATTAAATGGAAAAAAATGTTAGGATTTTACTGCGATACAAAGCAAGAGGTTCGTTCTGTTTACTCCATAAACGATAATGATATATACAATGGAAAAGATTGATAATTACGAAATTCAGTTTGTGGGTTATATGCCTGACGAATTTAAGCAAGGGGTATTGTATATTTCGATGCGGGGTAAGATTGTAATCCATTTATGCGCTTGTGGCTGTGGCGAAAAAGTTGTAACACCAATATCTCCCGACGATTGGAAATTAACATTTGACGGGGAAACCATTTCCCTCTATCCTTCCATTGGAAATTGGGATTTCCCTTGCAGATCACACTATTTTATTCGGAATAATCGAAGTGTATTTGTTGAAGATTGGGAAGAAAAACAAATATCAAAAAAGAAGAAAAAATCCAAGAAAAGTTTTTTTCGATTTTGGGAGAAATGAACGATAAGATTCAGACTGTTGTAACAAAAACACTAAAAGAAAGGGCGTGTTAAAACTAACATGACCGCTCTAAAAAATTACAGATTGTAACTAACAAACATAAAAAAGCCGTATCAAACTCTATTTTTGAGTAATGATATGGCTCTTTTCATTGCTGATAAGGATAGTCAAGTTTTAGATTAAAAGTTCGTCCTCTCTAAAATTGAGTTTTACATATTCCTCCTCTTGTGAATTGGGAAATTTGCAACTATGTTTTTCTATCAATTATTCCCTTGAAACCCAAAAATGTAGCTAAATTGTCAGATTCAGATTTCCATTTTTTCGATATATTTTTCTGCGATAAATCCAAACTTTCGGATTTGAGCCACATGTTCAAAAATCTCATGTTTCAGACACGCCACACGAGAGTAGCCGGAATAGGCAACACGCAAGGCTCGCAAAGGGCGATGAACCTGCTTTTCGCCATTCGGGACATTCAGCACCGCACGGGCAAGGATTTGGGGGCTACGTTCTTGTCGGGTACGGTTGTGGTAAATGCGCTGACCGAGCTGTATGTCATGTTCAAATACCTGCGTCCGCAGGAACTCCGGCGGCAACGGATCAGTTGTTTCGACGCATGGGCGGCCATATTCACGAAAAAGACCTCCGACTATGAGTTGAGCGTAACGGGAGAGGTAAAACGCAAAGAACGTTTCCGAACCTACATCAAAGTCCCGGAACTGGCGATGTTCCTGCGGGAGATTACCGACTATCGTACCGCCAAGATGATAAACCTCGACATACCGAAAGAGAACGTGCGCTTCCTTTCCCTCGAACCTACGGCACAGCAAAAAGATATGATCGAGCGTCTTGTCTCCTTTGCACATAGCGGAAAATGGGAAGACCTCGGTCTCGATATGCCGCAACCGGATAATCTCGACAAGGCGAAAATGCTTGTCGCCACCAACATATCCCGCAAGATGTCCCTCGATATGCGGCTGTTGGGCGAACGGTTCGGCGACGACGGGAACAATAAGGCTTCCGTTTGTGCAAGGACGGTTTACGACTACTACATGCGCTCGAACGCCAACCGGGGCACACAGTTCGTCTTCTGCGACCTTTCCACATATAAATCGGGCGAGTGGAACATCTATGCCGACATCAAGGACAAACTGGTACGGCTCGGCATTCCGGCTGATGAAATACAGTTCATTCAGTGCGCCACCACCGAACGGGCGAGAAAAAGGCTGTTCGAGGACATGAACCAAGGTCGGGTGCGTGTGCTTTTCGGCTCGACGAGCATGTTAGGTACGGGGGTAAACGCGCAGCAGAGAGCCGTTGCGGTGCATCATCTTGAAATACCTTGGCGTCCTGCCGACATGGAACAGCGCAACGGGCGGGCGGTACGCAAGGGCAATACGGTGAAGCACTGGGGCGGCAATGTGGTGGACGTGGTGGTTTACGGCACGGAAAAGACACTCGACGCCTACAAGTTCAATCTGTTAAAGAACAAGCAAATGTTCATCAACCAAATCAATGACGGTACGATTGCCGTGCGCCGTATCGACGAGGACTGCATGGACGAGAACAGCGGAATGAATTTCGCCGAGTTCGTGGCCGTTCTGTCGGGAAATACAGACCTGCTCGAAAAGACGAAACTCGATAACAAGATTATGCAGTTGGAACGTGAACACGCCATTTTCAAGAAAGAGCGTATCAGAGCCGAGTACAAGTTAACCGCCAATCGGGAAGAAATGGAAAAGGCAAGCCGCATGGCGGCGCGTATGACGCAGGACATGGAATACATCACCTCGTACACGGGCAATCGGACGACTTTACTCCTGAACATGCCGCAGGCCACAGCCGAAGAGACCGGACGGGAACTGCACCGCATAGCCAAGACCTACCGCAGCGGAGCATACGGCACGATAGGCTCTTATGCAGGGCTTAATCTGCTGGTGCGTAGCGAATATACCATTGACGGCATATTCGACCGTAACACGTTCTTCGTAGAGGGAACGGACGGATTGAAATACCGTTGCGGCATGTCGGGCGCACTCCCTTTGGGATTTGTCGAATCGGCACAATATCCGCAAAATACGCTGAAAAGGCTGTCCGTACTGATAGAGGGACAGCAGGAGAAAATCGCAAAACTGGAAAGCGAGGTACCGGCCTTGCAGGGTATCATAGACCGAAACTGGAACAAAGCCGACGAATTGGCGAAACTCAAACTGGACTGCAAGGAGTTGCAGCGGAAGATCGATGAAAGTCTCAAAAAGGCGGAACAAACGCAGACTGCACTTTCCGGACACGAGAACATCGAACAGGCCGCCTGACCATAATTCAATTCATATATCAATCCTTCCCCTCTGCTCGGTTGCGACAACCCGGCAGGGGGATTTTTTTACGCCGCGTTAAAATCCAATCCCGCGAGGAACGCCTTTTTAACGAATACTTTCACAAGTATTTCACCCCTTTTGAAAACTGCGGTTTCCCCTTTATACCGCTCGGTGCGATGTCTGTGCCGCAGCCCGCCCTACATTGCAAGGTACGGGAAGGCCGTGCCGGAACAACGGCAGCCCGCTTCGTGTCGCTACATGCCGGAGCTTCGACTTGTCGAAATAACACGGTATTCTGCGCCATGAGGCAGTCTGCCTGATGTTGTTACGGCACTTTCCGCCTTCTTTCCGTAGTCTTTTCTTTTCGGGCCGGCCGCGTCATGGGCAAACGGTGACATCTTCTGCTTTGCGTCGTGCTGTCGGAACTCCGGCACGATGCAAGGCAGAAAAAGTCCCCCCGATGTTTGCCTCGGCAGGCCATTGCTCTCGCTGTCCGGGCCGTATTCTCCCTTTGTAGCTGTATTTCTCTTTTTTATCTCCGGCACGCCGGCCTTCCCGTTCTAACCGGCATATCTGCTGCTTTCTTCGGGTACTTCCTGCCATCACCGATTTTGTTTTTTGGACGCAAAGGTCGGCCGTCGCGCTTGATTCGGCGGCTTGAAGTGAATTTTTTGCAAATTCTTCCTCCATTCGGAGCGTAATTGGCAAAAAAAGCCGTCGTATGAAGCTCTACCGACAGCCGTGTACCGCATCCATAAAACCCAAAAACGGTTCAGGCAGAAAAGAACCGAGATAAGGGAAA
Proteins encoded in this region:
- a CDS encoding ThiF family adenylyltransferase; this translates as MSEAIINRSPDLIKLQSEDYRIEICSGYLIVHYIPYLNKNKEIKSGTLVMALANSGNITIKPKDHTAYFIGEQPCNIDGSFVTSLVNSPQKQNLYANVVSDFYLSCHPDDRVYADYYDKVTTYYNIISSPAINLDSEACRQLKKPLIVKNEDSPLVYTDTNASHSNTACFNDKFYPLKIAIIGAGGTGSYILDFVSKTPVSEIHLFDADLFNTHNAFRAPGAASVEELEQQLFKVEYLYKKYSQIHKGIIPHKEYITQDNITSLKSMSYVFLCIDKVSVRNTIAGYLIDNEIPFINSGLGIGLSNCTLDGMVEITAAYKDHYSHIKEVFSGNDVKDDDMYASNIQIAELNAMAAIYSIIKWKKMLGFYCDTKQEVRSVYSINDNDIYNGKD
- a CDS encoding DUF6527 family protein, which gives rise to MEKIDNYEIQFVGYMPDEFKQGVLYISMRGKIVIHLCACGCGEKVVTPISPDDWKLTFDGETISLYPSIGNWDFPCRSHYFIRNNRSVFVEDWEEKQISKKKKKSKKSFFRFWEK